One Rosa chinensis cultivar Old Blush chromosome 5, RchiOBHm-V2, whole genome shotgun sequence genomic region harbors:
- the LOC112168462 gene encoding release factor glutamine methyltransferase codes for MKLSLTPKLSTFLKPSLASTPLRRSLCSSSPSPPPPPISLKPQTPLFLRPPIHSATSSDLQQWQDWAKTLASSVGSTFANSDNGPDSTLLLRELNWLVDDAVQQGIENGQRKIRLRVSLEELYLLWKQRIEERKPFQYIVGCEHWRELVLCVQEGVLIPRPETELIVDLVGDVVKGEEGLREGLWADLGTGSGAIAIGIARVLGTGGGRVIATDLSPTAISVAGFNVERYGLQDVVELRKGSWFDPLKDVEGKLAGFVSNPPYIPSDNISGLQAEVGRHEPRVALDGGVDGMDDLLHLCKGAASILKPGGFFAFETNGEKQCKYLVEYMENEARGSFCNLSIIPDFAGIHRFVTGFHK; via the exons ATGAAGCTAAGCCTCACTCCAAAACTCTCAACCTTCCTTAAACCCTCCCTTGCGTCTACTCCCCTCCGTCGCTCTCTTTGCTCTTCttcaccatcaccaccaccaccacccattTCTCTAAAACCCCAAACCCCTCTCTTTCTGAGACCACCCATTCACTCAGCCACCTCCTCAGACCTCCAGCAATGGCAGGACTGGGCCAAAACCCTCGCTTCCTCAGTTGGGTCGACCTTCGCCAACTCAGACAACGGCCCCGACTCGACCCTTTTGCTCAGAGAGCTCAACTGGCTCGTAGACGACGCAGTTCAACAAGGAATCGAAAATGGTCAAAGAAAGATTAGATTGAGAGTGAGTCTGGAGGAGCTGTACTTGTTGTGGAAGCAGAGGATTGAAGAGAGGAAGCCCTTTCAGTACATTGTTGGGTGCGAGCATTGGAGGGAGCTGGTGCTGTGTGTTCAAGAAGGGGTTTTGATTCCGAGGCCGGAGACTGAGCTCATTGTGGATTTGGTGGGTGATGTGGTGAAGGGTGAGGAGGGTTTACGAGAGGGTTTGTGGGCAGATTTGGGGACTGGGAGTGGGGCTATTGCTATTGGGATTGCCAGGGTTTTGGGGACTGGTGGTGGCAGAGTCATTGCAACTGATTTGAGTCCCACTGCGATTTCGGTTGCGGGGTTTAATGTGGAGAGGTATGGTTTGCAG GATGTAGTGGAGCTAAGGAAAGGATCTTGGTTTGACCCATTAAAGGATGTGGAAGGTAAACTTGCGGGGTTCGTAAGTAATCCACCGTACATACCAAGTGACAATATCTCGGGGCTACAAGCTGAAGTTGGAAGACATGAACCCAGAGTTGCACTGGATGGCGGTGTTGATGGCATGGATGATCTCTTACATCTTTGCAAAGGGGCTGCTTCCATTTTGAAACCTGGTGGATTTTTTGCTTTTGAG ACAAATGGTGAGAAGCAGTGCAAGTATCTTGTGGAGTACATGGAAAATGAGGCTAGAGGCAGCTTTTGTAATTTGAGTATAATTCCTGATTTTGCGGGTATTCATAGATTTGTTACCGGATTCCATAAATAA
- the LOC112165639 gene encoding heat stress transcription factor A-1 isoform X2 produces the protein MNRYLTCEGFRKVHPDRWEFANEGFLRGQKHLLKTVNRRKPVNVQSHQQSAPVPAPKVKSSQVAACVEVGKLGLEEEVERLKRDKNTLMQELISLRQEQQATDNQLQNVGQRVQGMEQRQKQMMSFLAKAMHSPGFLSQLVQHQNESNRRITGSNKKRRLPRQEDEILVGKLSSKTLDGQIVKYQPSMNEAAKAMLRQIMKMNISPRREPSMNNPDAFLIDNVPSSNVLDSRNCSRNLGVTLSEVSPTYMTAESGFPVTCHSRATSQVQPSPSVATDCVTATQISEENIYNLQEDTVLPELTAMQGIAPPSTVEIPNANFMPSETVNTEYMDVSVLDQAMPTKTEVFSPEINPDADVSQDGEPNLPGINDVFWDKFFDTDEIDLSSVVGVTKDQEMQSGKGNGWDKIQHISPIAPQQTGLEGMIG, from the exons ATGAACAGGTATCTTACATGTGAG GGTTTTAGAAAAGTTCATCCAGACCGATGGGAATTCGCAAATGAAGGGTTTCTAAGAGGTCAGAAACATCTTTTGAAGACTGTCAATAGGCGAAAGCCAGTTAATGTACAGAGTCATCAACAATCAGCACCAGTACCAGCACCTAAAGTAAAGAGCTCCCAAGTTGCTGCATGCGTAGAGGTGGGAAAACTTGGACTGGAGGAGGAGGTTGAAAGGCTTAAAAGGGACAAGAACACTCTTATGCAGGAACTTATTAGTTTGAGGCAGGAGCAGCAAGCAACAGATAACCAATTACAGAATGTTGGTCAACGTGTGCAGGGAATGGAACAGCGGCAGAAGCAAATGATGTCATTTCTTGCAAAGGCTATGCATAGTCCTGGCTTTTTATCCCAGCTTGTACAGCATCAGAATGAGAGCAACAGGCGCATCACTGGAAGCAACAAGAAAAGGAGACTTCCGAGGCAAGAAGACGAAATTTTGGTGGGGAAGCTTAGCAGTAAAACTCTGGATGGACAAATTGTGAAATACCAGCCTTCAATGAATGAAGCAGCAAAAGCAATGCTACGGCAGATTATGAAGATGAATATATCTCCTAGGCGGGAACCGTCAATGAACAATCCTGATGCTTTTCTGATTGACAATGTTCCTTCTTCCAATGTATTAGACAGTAGGAACTGTAGCCGGAATTTGGGAGTCACCCTTTCAGAGGTTTCACCGACTTATATGACAGCAGAATCTGGATTTCCTGTCACTTGTCATTCTAGAGCTACTTCTCAGGTCCAGCCTTCCCCTTCTGTGGCTACTGACTGTGTTACAGCAACTCAAATTTCAGAAGAGAACATCTACAATCTTCAAGAAGATACAGTTTTGCCTGAACTAACTGCAATGCAAGGTATTGCCCCACCAAGCACTGTGGAGATCCCTAATGCAAACTTTATGCCCTCTGAGACGGTGAATACAGAGTACATGGATGTGTCAGTTTTGGATCAGGCAATGCCTACAAAAACTGAGGTCTTTTCTCCTGAGATCAATCCTGATGCAGATGTCTCGCAAGATGGAGAGCCTAACCTTCCGGGAATTAATGATGTCTTCTGGGATAAGTTTTTTGACACAGATGAAATTGATTTGAGTTCAGTTGTTGGGGTGACCAAGGATCAGGAGATGCAGTCAGGGAAGGGAAATGGATGGGACAAGATTCAACATATAAGTCCAATTGCTCCTCAGCAAACAGGGCTTGAGGGCATGATTGGTTGA
- the LOC112165639 gene encoding heat stress transcription factor A-1 isoform X1, whose protein sequence is MEDAATMINSATSIPPFLNKTYDMVDDPSTDYLVSWTDANNSFVVWNDAQFARDLLPKFFKHNNFSSFVRQLNTYGFRKVHPDRWEFANEGFLRGQKHLLKTVNRRKPVNVQSHQQSAPVPAPKVKSSQVAACVEVGKLGLEEEVERLKRDKNTLMQELISLRQEQQATDNQLQNVGQRVQGMEQRQKQMMSFLAKAMHSPGFLSQLVQHQNESNRRITGSNKKRRLPRQEDEILVGKLSSKTLDGQIVKYQPSMNEAAKAMLRQIMKMNISPRREPSMNNPDAFLIDNVPSSNVLDSRNCSRNLGVTLSEVSPTYMTAESGFPVTCHSRATSQVQPSPSVATDCVTATQISEENIYNLQEDTVLPELTAMQGIAPPSTVEIPNANFMPSETVNTEYMDVSVLDQAMPTKTEVFSPEINPDADVSQDGEPNLPGINDVFWDKFFDTDEIDLSSVVGVTKDQEMQSGKGNGWDKIQHISPIAPQQTGLEGMIG, encoded by the exons ATGGAAGACGCGGCGACGATGATCAACTCGGCGACGAGCATCCCGCcgtttctgaacaagacctacGACATGGTCGACGACCCCTCCACCGACTACTTGGTCTCATGGACCGACGCCAACAACAGTTTCGTCGTTTGGAACGACGCCCAGTTCGCCCGGGACCTGTTGCCCAAGTTCTTCAAGCACAACAACTTCTCCAGCTTCGTCCGCCAGCTCAATACTTAT GGTTTTAGAAAAGTTCATCCAGACCGATGGGAATTCGCAAATGAAGGGTTTCTAAGAGGTCAGAAACATCTTTTGAAGACTGTCAATAGGCGAAAGCCAGTTAATGTACAGAGTCATCAACAATCAGCACCAGTACCAGCACCTAAAGTAAAGAGCTCCCAAGTTGCTGCATGCGTAGAGGTGGGAAAACTTGGACTGGAGGAGGAGGTTGAAAGGCTTAAAAGGGACAAGAACACTCTTATGCAGGAACTTATTAGTTTGAGGCAGGAGCAGCAAGCAACAGATAACCAATTACAGAATGTTGGTCAACGTGTGCAGGGAATGGAACAGCGGCAGAAGCAAATGATGTCATTTCTTGCAAAGGCTATGCATAGTCCTGGCTTTTTATCCCAGCTTGTACAGCATCAGAATGAGAGCAACAGGCGCATCACTGGAAGCAACAAGAAAAGGAGACTTCCGAGGCAAGAAGACGAAATTTTGGTGGGGAAGCTTAGCAGTAAAACTCTGGATGGACAAATTGTGAAATACCAGCCTTCAATGAATGAAGCAGCAAAAGCAATGCTACGGCAGATTATGAAGATGAATATATCTCCTAGGCGGGAACCGTCAATGAACAATCCTGATGCTTTTCTGATTGACAATGTTCCTTCTTCCAATGTATTAGACAGTAGGAACTGTAGCCGGAATTTGGGAGTCACCCTTTCAGAGGTTTCACCGACTTATATGACAGCAGAATCTGGATTTCCTGTCACTTGTCATTCTAGAGCTACTTCTCAGGTCCAGCCTTCCCCTTCTGTGGCTACTGACTGTGTTACAGCAACTCAAATTTCAGAAGAGAACATCTACAATCTTCAAGAAGATACAGTTTTGCCTGAACTAACTGCAATGCAAGGTATTGCCCCACCAAGCACTGTGGAGATCCCTAATGCAAACTTTATGCCCTCTGAGACGGTGAATACAGAGTACATGGATGTGTCAGTTTTGGATCAGGCAATGCCTACAAAAACTGAGGTCTTTTCTCCTGAGATCAATCCTGATGCAGATGTCTCGCAAGATGGAGAGCCTAACCTTCCGGGAATTAATGATGTCTTCTGGGATAAGTTTTTTGACACAGATGAAATTGATTTGAGTTCAGTTGTTGGGGTGACCAAGGATCAGGAGATGCAGTCAGGGAAGGGAAATGGATGGGACAAGATTCAACATATAAGTCCAATTGCTCCTCAGCAAACAGGGCTTGAGGGCATGATTGGTTGA
- the LOC112202816 gene encoding translation initiation factor IF-2, chloroplastic, whose product MFILVGSMQGTMVSLASLVSLGSVVTLAGSSERSGSLVRKVSLSKSSFRGNRRWHCVRLSVCKFSVTTTDFVAEHSNEVSLDSNYRGSSNDASVANADFVLKPSPKPVLKPSEGSNAEPPLLSLNAADWDASKTSGDSDVEEEDKSNVIESLGEVLEKAEKLEAPKVDDLSTKKASKPVNRPAPSNATTTSGNARPVNSTASTKAKTLKSVWRKGDTVAAVQKVVKELPKVNNTVRREEPKTGGGVKVESTPGPPLRPPPPPLRPQPTLQAKPSTAPPPTIKKPVVLKDLGAAPKSAVIDDTGSPPKTKERKPILIDKFSTKKPGVDSVVSQAVLAPTKPAKGSPPGRFKDGFRKKNAQPGGLRRRKANDELTDDESSELNVSKAARKGRKWSKASRKAARLQAAKDAAPVKVDILEVDDDGMLIDELAFNLAINESEILGSLYSRGIKPDGVQTLSKDMVKMICKEYDVEVIDVDPVKVEEGARKKEILDEDDLDKLEDRPPVLTIMGHVDHGKTTLLDYIRKSKVAASEAGGITQGIGAYKVLVPVDGKLQSCIFLDTPGHEAFGAMRARGARVTDIAIIVVAADDGIRPQTKEAIAHAKAAGVPIVIAINKIDKDGANPERVMQELSSIGLMPEDWGGDVPMVQISALKGKNIDDLLETVMLVAELQELKANPDRSAKGTVIEAGLDKSRGPLVTLIVQNGTLRKGDIVVCGEAFGKVRALFDDGGNRVSEAGPSIPVQVIGLNNVPIAGDEFEVVSSLDIARERAESRAESLRNERISAKAGDGKVTLSSLASAVSAGKLAGLDLHQLNVILKVDLQGSIEAVRQALQVLPQDNVTLKFLMETTGDVNTSDVDLAAASKAIILGFNIKAPGSVKSYAENKGVEIRLYKVIYDLIDDVRNAMEGLLQPVEEQVTIGSAEVRAIFSSGSGRVAGCMVNEGKVVKGCGIQVIRRGKVVHVGVLDSLKRVKEVVKEVNAGLECGIGVEDYDDFEEGDILEAFNTVQKKRTLEEASASMAAAVEGTGVEY is encoded by the exons ATGTTCATATTAGTTGGAAGCATGCAGGGAACAATGGTTTCTTTGGCTTCCCTTGTTAGTTTGGGAAGTGTTGTTACGCTTGCGGGTTCATCCGAAAGGTCTGGCTCGCTTGTTAGGAAGGTTTCGTTGTCTAAGAGTAGTTTTAGGGGTAATAGGAGATGGCATTGTGTGAGATTGTCAGTTTGTAAATTTTCGGTCACAACAACTGATTTCGTTGCTGAGCATAGCAATGAGGTATCCCTTGATTCTAACTATAGAGGAAGTAGTAATGATGCTTCTGTTGCCAATGCTGATTTTGTACTTAAGCCGTCCCCGAAGCCAGTATTGAAGCCCTCTGAGGGGTCCAATGCTGAACCGCCCCTTTTAAGCCTTAATGCTGCTGATTGGGACGCCTCAAAAACTAGTGGGGATTCGGATGTGGAAGAGGAAGATAAGAGTAATGTGATTGAGTCACTTGGAGAGGTTTTGGAGAAGGCTGAAAAGCTAGAAGCTCCAAAAGTGGATGATTTGAGTACTAAGAAAGCCAGTAAGCCTGTAAATAGACCTGCACCTTCTAATGCAACTACTACTTCAGGAAATGCTAGACCAGTAAACTCGACAGCTAGTACCAAGGCTAAAACTTTGAAGAGTGTGTGGCGAAAAGGAGACACAGTTGCAGCTGTGCAAAAGGTTGTAAAGGAATTACCTAAGGTTAATAATACAGTTCGGAGAGAAGAACCAAAAACAGGGGGAGGGGTGAAGGTAGAGTCTACACCCGGTCCTCCTTTAAGACCTCCTCCTCCACCTTTGAGACCCCAACCAACATTACAAGCAAAGCCTTCTACAGCTCCTCCACCCACGATAAAGAAACCTGTAGTTCTGAAGGATCTTGGGGCAGCTCCAAAGTCGGCCGTGATTGATGACACTGGTTCACCCCCAAAAACTAAAGAAAGGAAGCCAATTTTGATTGACAAATTTTCTACCAAGAAGCCAGGGGTCGATTCTGTGGTTTCTCAAGCAGTTTTAGCTCCTACAAAACCAGCCAAGGGCTCTCCGCCTGGCAGATTCAAAGATGGGTTCCGGAAGAAAAATGCTCAACCTGGAGGACTACGAAGGCGGAAGGCTAATGATGAGCTCACTGATGATGAGAGTTCGGAACTCAATGTCTCTAAAGCAGCAAGGAAAGGGAGGAAGTGGAGTAAAGCAAGCAGGAAGGCGGCAAGACTCCAGGCTGCCAAAGATGCAGCTCCTGTTAAAGTAGATATTCTAGAGGTTGATGACGATGGCATGTTAATAGATGAGTTGGCCTTCAATTTGGCTATTAATGAATCCGAAATTCTCGGATCTCTGTACTCCAGGGGAATTAAGCCTGATGGGGTTCAAACTCTGAGCAAAGATATGGTGAAGATGATTTGTAAAGAGTATGATGTGGAAGTCATAGATGTTGACCCAGTAAAGGTGGAAGAAGgggcaagaaagaaagaaatactcGATGAAGATGACCTAGACAAACTAGAAGACAGGCCTCCTGTCCTTACTATAATGGGTCATGTGGATCATGGCAAG ACAACTCTATTGGATTACATCCGGAAGAGCAAG GTTGCTGCCTCCGAGGCTGGTGGAATTACGCAAGGAATTGGGGCATACAAGGTGCTTGTGCCAGTTGATGGCAAGTTGCAATCATGTATTTTCCTTGATACTCCTGGACATGAG GCATTTGGAGCAATGAGAGCTCGTGGAGCAAGGGTGACAGACATAGCTATCATTGTTGTGGCTGCTGATGATGGAATCCGCCCTCAAACAAAAGAGGCCATCGCTCATGCTAAAGCTGCTGGTGTGCCGATAGTAATAGCTATAAATAAG ATAGACAAGGATGGAGCTAATCCAGAACGAGTCATGCAAGAGCTTTCTTCTATAGGTCTAATGCCGGAGGATTGGGGTGGTGACGTCCCCATGGTCCAG ATTAGTGCTCTTAAAGGGAAGAATATAGATGACCTTTTGGAAACTGTAATGCTAGTTGCAGAG TTGCAAGAGTTAAAGGCCAATCCTGATAGAAGTGCAAAAGGCACGGTTATTGAGGCCGGTCTTGATAAATCCAGAGGACCTTTAGTTACACTTATCGTGCAAAATGGAACCCTTAGAAAGGGGGACATAGTAGTTTGTGGAGAAGCCTTTGGAAAG GTACGGGCTTTATTTGATGATGGTGGAAATCGTGTCAGTGAAGCTGGACCCTCTATACCAGTTCAG GTTATTGGATTAAATAATGTTCCTATTGCTGGTGATGAATTTGAGGTCGTGAGCTCCCTTGATATTGCACGTGAAAGGGCAGAGTCACGTGCAGAGTCATTGCGAAATGAACGCATATCAGCTAAGGCTGGCGATGGGAAGGTTACTCTTTCTTCTTTAGCTTCTGCAGTCTCGGCAGGAAAGCTGGCTGGACTTGACTTGCACCAGCTAAATGTTATTCTGAAGGTTGATCTTCAG GGATCTATTGAGGCTGTCAGACAAGCCCTGCAGGTGCTCCCTCAAGATAATGTCACCTTGAAGTTTCTCATGGAAACAACAGGTGATGTAAACACCAGCGATGTTGATCTTGCTGCGGCCAGCAAAGCCATAATTTTGGGATTCAATATCAAAGCTCCAGGTTCTGTTAAAAGCTATGCTGAAAACAAGGGTGTGGAGATTCGGCTATATAAAGTTATCTATGACCTTATTGATGATGTACGAAATGCAATGGAAGGACTCCTACAGCCTGTTGAG GAACAAGTAACAATTGGTTCTGCAGAAGTCCGAGCCATATTCAGCAGTGGCAGTGGACGTGTTGCTGGTTGTATGGTAAATGAAGGAAAAGTTGTTAAAGGCTGTGGCATTCAGGTCATTCGAAGGGGAAAAGTAGTTCATGTTGGTGTTCTTGATTCTTTAAAACGGGTTAAGGAAGTCGTGAAAGAG GTAAATGCTGGACTAGAGTGTGGAATTGGGGTGGAAGACTATGACGATTTTGAGGAGGGAGACATACTCGAGGCCTTCAACACAGTCCAAAAGAAGCGGACACTTGAAGAGGCGTCTGCTTCCATGGCAGCTGCAGTGGAAGGAACAGGAGTCGAATACTAG